One window of Etheostoma spectabile isolate EspeVRDwgs_2016 chromosome 6, UIUC_Espe_1.0, whole genome shotgun sequence genomic DNA carries:
- the nppcl gene encoding C-type natriuretic peptide-like: MLCPVLLCATLLLLTPLEITEARALHPSPDAVQFMEQFLERYNELLTLDDLENLLNSQPEEQSTFSSGVKAAEYPKWSETQTQAETPWLRLLKGALANQKRAEPDRSRRGWNRGCFGLKLDRIGSMSGLGC, encoded by the exons ATGCTGTGTCCCGTGCTGCTTTGTGCCACTCTGCTCCTTCTGACACCCCTGGAGATCACGGAGGCTCGCGCTCTGCACCCTTCCCCTGATGCTGTGCAG TTTATGGAGCAGTTTCTGGAACGCTACAATGAGCTTTTGACCCTCGACGACCTGGAGAACCTGTTAAACAGCCAACCAGAGGAGCAGTCCACCTTCTCCTCGGGGGTCAAAGCGGCCGAATACCCCAAATGGTCTGAGACACAAACCCAGGCAGAGACCCCCTGGCTGCGCCTTCTGAAGGGGGCTCTGGCCAATCAGAAGCGAGCGGAGCCGGACCGGTCACGTAGGGGATGGAACCGAGGATGCTTTGGGCTGAAACTGGATCGGATTGGGTCCATGAGTGGACTGGGCTGTTAG